ACCAGTATTCGTTCTATATCCACTGGTAGCTCTGAGGGATTCTTTTTTAACTTCGATTGGGGAGCAGCAGATGATTTTGCAGGTAGTGTTGAAAGGATTTTTAAAGACTTTATGATTTAGATCGGAACGGAGCGCAATGAACCTTGAAGAATGTACATCAAAACCTAAAAGAAAAAATAGATCATATGCCACTAAAGCCAGGGATTTATCAGATGAAGGATATAGAGGGGAATATCATTTACGTTGGCAAAAGTAAAAGTCTGAGATCCAGAGTAAGGTCCTACTTTTATGGAGAGCATGAATCGGAAAAAATCAATCGAATGGTGTTTCATATAGAGGATATCCATTACATCGTAACGGATACTCATTTAGAAGCTCAAATATTGGAATGTGCCTTAATTAAAAAACTTCAGCCCATATACAATCAACAATTTAAAAACGATCAAAGATATATGTATCTCAAAATAGAGGCGTATAACCGATTCAAGCCTTTGTCTGCCGTATATGAAAAGGAGGGACATTATTGTCTAGGGCCTTTTCGAAATAAAAATGTATTATTTGATACTGTCCAATTTTTTCAAAACATATATCCCTTATGCAAAAATGATCATGGCTATGAATTTATCTATAAAATATTTCCTGAATCCATAGAAAAAGAGGGCTTTGAAATCAATCGAAATTCTTTGATCGAAATATTCTCTAATAAAGACTGTATGGAAGGATTCATAACAGAATTACAAACTCAAATGAATGGGTTCGCATTGGAGCTAAGATTTGAAATGGCAACAATGTATCGGGATATGATACATCATATGAATTATCTATACCACAATATCCATTGGTCCAAGGAAGCAGAAAACAGAAAATTGCTACTGGGCGAGAAAATCCATCATGGCTATAAGCTTTTTTATATTTCAGGAGATCG
Above is a genomic segment from Alkaliphilus oremlandii OhILAs containing:
- a CDS encoding GIY-YIG nuclease family protein, encoding MKNVHQNLKEKIDHMPLKPGIYQMKDIEGNIIYVGKSKSLRSRVRSYFYGEHESEKINRMVFHIEDIHYIVTDTHLEAQILECALIKKLQPIYNQQFKNDQRYMYLKIEAYNRFKPLSAVYEKEGHYCLGPFRNKNVLFDTVQFFQNIYPLCKNDHGYEFIYKIFPESIEKEGFEINRNSLIEIFSNKDCMEGFITELQTQMNGFALELRFEMATMYRDMIHHMNYLYHNIHWSKEAENRKLLLGEKIHHGYKLFYISGDRILLKEKLEAPTCQSVEQFLERAQDVEIKNGPIANEKRNLDFKKIIQSEIKDQSQKVLLFLDEEYDLAGFVQLLYNLE